In one Bacillota bacterium LX-D genomic region, the following are encoded:
- the selA gene encoding L-seryl-tRNA(Sec) selenium transferase — protein sequence MLRSLPAVEEILQDVQIKELLRKESRHLVVECVREAISELREKIKQGELFAENSLKSLVITQTQKMLIKKSRYNLQSVINATGVILHTNLGRAVLSQKARAAVAQIAGSYSNLELDLTTGERGSRYSHVLQLLRDLTGCEDALVVNNNAAAILLVLASMAKGKEVIVSRGQLIEIGGSFRVPEVMEQSGAKLVEIGTTNKTYLEDYERAINSETAALLKVHTSNYRVVGFTHETSTEELVKLGREKNIPVIEDAGSGVLFDLKNYGIQGEPIVQELISTGVDIVTFSGDKLLGGPQAGIIVGNKSIISQVKKYPLTRALRVDKMTVAALEATLKEYLDPQGVVENNPALNMLTMPLAKLQTKAERLKHLLAAALPDAEITIEEGYSQAGGGALPTTNLPTFLVAVHLANLSAEKAAHRLHTGEQPVLVRINQNKIILDPRTILPGEEQLLVSAFQGLTVAKI from the coding sequence ATGCTGCGCAGCTTGCCGGCAGTAGAAGAAATACTCCAAGATGTTCAAATTAAAGAGTTGCTAAGAAAAGAAAGCAGGCACCTGGTAGTGGAGTGCGTACGAGAAGCAATTAGTGAGCTGCGGGAGAAAATTAAACAGGGCGAGCTTTTTGCCGAAAATAGTTTAAAGAGTTTGGTGATCACCCAAACTCAGAAAATGCTAATTAAAAAAAGCAGGTACAATCTGCAAAGTGTAATTAATGCAACGGGAGTTATTTTACATACAAACCTAGGCCGGGCAGTGTTAAGTCAAAAGGCTAGAGCTGCCGTTGCCCAGATTGCCGGCAGTTATAGCAATTTAGAGTTGGACCTAACTACTGGAGAAAGAGGGTCCAGATACAGCCACGTGCTGCAGCTTTTAAGAGATTTAACAGGCTGTGAAGATGCTTTAGTAGTCAATAATAATGCAGCAGCTATTTTATTGGTATTAGCCTCTATGGCCAAAGGAAAAGAAGTTATTGTCTCTAGGGGACAGCTAATTGAAATTGGAGGTTCCTTTAGGGTTCCGGAGGTAATGGAACAAAGCGGAGCTAAATTAGTTGAAATTGGAACCACAAATAAAACATATCTGGAAGATTACGAAAGAGCCATAAATTCGGAAACAGCAGCCCTGTTAAAAGTACATACTAGCAATTATAGGGTAGTAGGGTTTACCCATGAAACATCTACAGAGGAACTGGTTAAGTTAGGCCGAGAGAAAAACATTCCTGTTATAGAAGACGCAGGCAGCGGCGTTTTGTTTGACTTAAAAAACTACGGCATCCAGGGCGAACCTATTGTACAAGAGTTAATAAGTACAGGGGTAGATATTGTAACTTTTAGTGGAGATAAACTTTTGGGAGGACCTCAAGCGGGAATAATTGTTGGCAACAAAAGTATAATCTCTCAGGTGAAGAAATATCCTTTAACAAGAGCCTTGCGGGTTGACAAAATGACGGTTGCAGCTTTAGAAGCAACTCTTAAGGAGTATTTAGACCCACAAGGTGTGGTAGAAAACAATCCGGCTTTAAACATGTTAACTATGCCTCTTGCTAAACTGCAGACTAAGGCGGAAAGGCTAAAACATCTTTTAGCTGCAGCATTGCCAGATGCTGAAATTACAATCGAAGAAGGTTACTCCCAGGCTGGAGGTGGAGCTTTGCCAACAACTAATTTGCCAACTTTTTTAGTGGCCGTACATTTGGCTAACCTTTCAGCGGAAAAAGCAGCCCACAGGCTGCATACAGGGGAACAACCTGTCCTGGTTAGAATTAATCAAAATAAAATAATCTTAGATCCAAGAACTATTCTGCCAGGAGAAGAACAGCTTCTTGTGTCTGCCTTTCAAGGGCTAACAGTTGCTAAAATTTAA